In Gemmatimonadota bacterium, the following are encoded in one genomic region:
- a CDS encoding ABC transporter permease: MREFFALVRAGGMTAASYRLRLLLSIGGLLLSAVPLYFVTQALQNTMAETIQVEAEQYFAFVLVGTIALSFVATAVTTLPNQVGSGITTGILEALLSTRAPLPALLAGLSGFEVLWTGIRNVFLLLVGAALGAQVAWGQIVPATLIVALLVLSMLPFGILAAASMLAFRTSGPLPQIVLFASAALGGVYYPTTVIPSWIESVADFVPLSYALRALRRVLLRGESLWAVRDDLAILMVATALLLAVSGAAFAVAFRYSKRAGTLTQY; encoded by the coding sequence ATGCGTGAGTTCTTCGCCCTGGTACGGGCCGGCGGGATGACCGCCGCGAGCTACCGCCTGCGGCTCCTGTTGTCGATCGGTGGATTGCTTCTGTCGGCGGTGCCGTTGTACTTCGTCACGCAGGCGCTGCAGAACACCATGGCCGAGACCATCCAGGTCGAGGCCGAGCAATACTTCGCCTTCGTGCTCGTGGGCACGATCGCCCTGTCCTTCGTCGCCACGGCCGTCACCACGCTGCCCAACCAGGTCGGCTCGGGCATCACCACGGGCATCCTGGAGGCGCTGCTCAGCACGCGCGCGCCCCTACCGGCGCTCCTGGCGGGTCTGTCGGGCTTCGAGGTGCTGTGGACCGGCATCCGCAACGTCTTCCTGTTGTTGGTGGGCGCGGCCCTGGGCGCGCAGGTGGCCTGGGGGCAGATCGTTCCCGCCACGTTGATCGTCGCGCTGCTCGTCCTCTCCATGCTGCCGTTCGGGATCCTCGCAGCGGCCTCCATGCTGGCCTTCCGCACGTCGGGACCGCTGCCGCAGATCGTCCTGTTCGCCTCGGCGGCCCTGGGAGGTGTGTACTACCCGACCACCGTCATCCCGTCGTGGATCGAGTCCGTGGCGGACTTCGTGCCGCTGAGCTACGCCCTGCGGGCGCTGCGGCGGGTCCTGCTGCGGGGCGAGTCCCTGTGGGCGGTCCGCGACGACCTGGCGATCCTGATGGTGGCCACGGCTCTGCTGCTCGCCGTCAGCGGAGCCGCCTTCGCCGTCGCCTTCCGCTACTCCAAGCGGGCCGGAACGCTCACCCAATACTGA
- a CDS encoding nucleotidyltransferase family protein, whose amino-acid sequence MDSPLDLLTPELRALLASARSVDRNAALQGALAQPIDWDRLVAYADRERATPTLWQAISALEDYEPPAEAGVLQNVAMITEFRMFHLEQYLKKSLAHLDSLGIETLLLKGAGLGLTHYSSYADRPMVDLDILVKPTDARRAWEAMRTQGWTWEGSESLEAVYDHTHHHLPPLVEPAGTATALEVHTGLHPRSAPILMPAERVWERARVIQVGAVATRVPCPVDQVIHLCTHFAWSHMMVSAGWRTFRDLDRVLRQDPLPVDEMVDEAARARATSCCYWTLRLARDLVGVPVADDLLAALRPPGLRGVERMLERAYTLSMMPDPELVCPSVSARRLAWTVGIRPRWSGHGRVRPWEFSDLFAVTAVEPASPSRLLHQWKALPHWRRFLGRVLAS is encoded by the coding sequence TTGGACTCGCCCTTGGACCTCCTGACGCCCGAGCTGCGGGCGCTCCTCGCGAGCGCGCGCAGCGTCGACCGGAACGCCGCGCTGCAGGGCGCGCTGGCGCAACCGATCGACTGGGATCGACTCGTCGCCTACGCGGATCGCGAGCGGGCCACACCGACGCTCTGGCAAGCCATCTCCGCGCTGGAGGATTATGAGCCCCCCGCGGAGGCCGGGGTGCTGCAGAACGTGGCGATGATCACCGAGTTCAGGATGTTCCACCTGGAGCAGTACCTGAAGAAGTCCCTGGCGCACCTCGATTCACTGGGCATCGAGACGCTGTTGCTCAAGGGGGCGGGCCTGGGCCTCACGCACTACAGCTCGTATGCCGATCGGCCCATGGTGGACCTCGACATCCTGGTGAAGCCCACGGATGCGCGCCGGGCCTGGGAGGCGATGCGCACACAGGGGTGGACGTGGGAGGGCAGCGAGTCGCTGGAAGCGGTGTACGACCATACGCACCACCACCTCCCGCCGCTCGTCGAGCCCGCGGGGACGGCCACCGCGCTCGAGGTCCACACCGGTCTGCACCCGCGCAGCGCGCCCATCCTGATGCCGGCGGAGCGCGTCTGGGAGCGGGCGCGCGTCATCCAGGTGGGCGCGGTCGCCACCCGGGTCCCCTGCCCGGTGGACCAGGTGATCCATCTCTGCACCCACTTCGCGTGGTCGCACATGATGGTGTCGGCGGGCTGGAGGACGTTCCGCGACCTGGACCGGGTGCTGCGTCAGGATCCGCTGCCGGTGGACGAAATGGTGGACGAGGCCGCCCGGGCGCGCGCCACCAGCTGCTGCTACTGGACGCTCCGCCTGGCGCGCGACCTCGTGGGCGTGCCGGTGGCGGACGACCTCCTGGCGGCACTCCGGCCGCCGGGCCTACGGGGTGTGGAGCGGATGCTGGAGCGCGCCTACACGCTGTCGATGATGCCCGACCCCGAGCTCGTCTGCCCGTCCGTGTCCGCTCGGCGGTTGGCCTGGACGGTCGGCATCCGTCCACGCTGGAGCGGTCACGGCCGCGTCCGGCCCTGGGAGTTCTCGGATCTGTTCGCGGTCACCGCAGTCGAGCCCGCGAGCCCATCCCGGTTGCTGCATCAGTGGAAGGCGCTGCCCCACTGGCGGCGGTTCCTGGGCCGCGTGCTGGCGAGCTGA
- a CDS encoding asparagine synthase-related protein, with translation MSGILAWAGPALEPDRFRRALERLTARGADRREDVDAGGAWLGATRPDWQAAADLAGPTLIDRIGDVRVVADATLYYTDDLRTALGDAPAGPRAESAGTLVARAWTRWGVAGTGRLEGDFAFALWDGSTRTLVAARDFAGFRPLFWAPIGPGVAVASSAGALRALGADDSLDLAVLAAVSAGLHRAAGPETVFRGIRMVPAGHTLVWRDGEVRVEPHWSPPRWERGATLPFDEAAAHLRGLIARAAEERLAAAGPTSFPLSGGWDSTVLYAIAADALGRRPGSPQPRPVSISYPEGDPGREDEIILRTLAHRDASTRWIDVDSVALFDDLETRIAGQDLPFVHFYEHWNRALARAARADGARVQFSGYGGDQLFQVSNVYVSELVRRGRLLEAWREWQRKGERSRKEFVRMGVLPLLPGWAHDALTRVRAGRPLHRYLERWIPRWIDPGFARAQDLRGREEERLPSAYPGTPAEQEWRWFVLDPFFPLVASRVADFALDEGVEARAPLYDRRIVEFSATRPWTDLSLGAETKRLLRASARGLVPDDVLAPRAHRTGTTGAYAERQVRAAFPALVPRLFEGPLLLADLGIIRADSLRAVCRPFLDGRGFPNTMEVMALFYTLQTELWLRAQAGEASA, from the coding sequence TTGAGCGGCATCCTGGCGTGGGCCGGTCCGGCGCTCGAGCCGGACCGGTTCCGGCGGGCGCTCGAGCGGCTCACCGCGCGGGGTGCGGACCGGCGGGAGGACGTGGACGCCGGCGGCGCGTGGCTGGGGGCGACCCGACCCGATTGGCAGGCGGCGGCCGATCTCGCCGGTCCCACCTTGATCGACCGGATCGGGGACGTGCGCGTGGTGGCCGATGCGACCCTCTACTACACGGACGACCTTCGTACGGCCCTCGGGGACGCACCCGCCGGCCCCCGGGCCGAGAGCGCGGGCACGCTGGTGGCCCGGGCCTGGACGCGCTGGGGCGTGGCGGGGACCGGGCGGCTGGAGGGGGACTTCGCCTTCGCGCTCTGGGACGGGTCGACCCGCACCCTGGTGGCCGCCCGGGACTTCGCCGGCTTCCGGCCGCTCTTCTGGGCCCCCATCGGCCCGGGCGTCGCGGTCGCCTCCAGCGCCGGCGCCCTGCGCGCGCTGGGCGCGGACGACTCGCTGGACCTCGCCGTGCTCGCGGCGGTCTCGGCCGGGCTGCATCGGGCCGCCGGGCCCGAGACGGTGTTCCGCGGGATCCGCATGGTCCCGGCGGGACACACGCTGGTCTGGCGCGATGGAGAGGTGCGGGTCGAGCCGCACTGGTCGCCCCCGCGGTGGGAGCGGGGAGCCACGCTGCCCTTCGACGAGGCGGCGGCGCACCTGCGCGGTCTGATCGCGCGCGCCGCCGAGGAGCGGCTGGCCGCGGCCGGACCGACCTCCTTCCCGCTCAGCGGCGGGTGGGACTCCACGGTCCTCTACGCCATCGCAGCCGACGCGCTGGGCCGCCGACCCGGGAGCCCGCAGCCGCGTCCGGTGTCGATCTCCTATCCGGAGGGGGACCCGGGCCGCGAGGACGAGATCATCCTGCGGACCCTGGCGCACCGGGATGCGAGCACCCGCTGGATCGACGTCGACTCGGTCGCCCTCTTCGACGACCTGGAGACCCGGATCGCGGGTCAGGATCTCCCCTTCGTCCACTTCTACGAGCACTGGAACCGCGCGCTGGCCCGTGCCGCCCGCGCGGACGGCGCCCGCGTGCAATTCAGTGGCTACGGGGGGGATCAGCTCTTCCAGGTCTCGAACGTGTACGTGAGCGAGCTCGTCCGGCGAGGCCGGCTCCTGGAGGCGTGGCGCGAGTGGCAGCGGAAGGGAGAGCGCTCCCGCAAGGAGTTCGTGCGCATGGGCGTGCTGCCCCTGCTTCCGGGCTGGGCACACGACGCCCTGACACGGGTCCGGGCCGGCCGTCCCCTCCACCGATACCTCGAGCGGTGGATCCCCCGCTGGATCGATCCCGGCTTCGCGCGGGCCCAGGATCTGAGGGGACGCGAGGAGGAGCGCCTTCCATCGGCGTATCCGGGCACCCCGGCGGAGCAGGAGTGGCGCTGGTTCGTGCTCGACCCCTTCTTTCCGCTGGTGGCGAGCCGCGTCGCGGATTTCGCCCTGGACGAGGGCGTGGAGGCCCGGGCGCCGCTCTACGATCGCAGGATCGTGGAGTTCAGCGCCACGCGGCCCTGGACCGACCTCTCCCTGGGGGCGGAGACCAAACGGCTGTTGCGCGCATCCGCCAGGGGGCTGGTGCCCGACGACGTCCTGGCCCCCCGGGCGCACCGGACCGGCACCACGGGCGCGTACGCGGAACGTCAGGTGCGGGCTGCATTTCCAGCGCTCGTCCCGCGACTGTTCGAGGGCCCGCTGCTTCTGGCGGACCTGGGCATCATCCGTGCGGACAGCCTCCGCGCGGTCTGCCGACCCTTCCTGGACGGACGGGGTTTCCCCAACACGATGGAAGTCATGGCCCTCTTCTACACACTCCAGACGGAGCTCTGGCTCCGGGCCCAGGCCGGCGAGGCGTCCGCGTGA
- a CDS encoding ABC transporter ATP-binding protein, whose translation MSDAAVAPRSRPRTSAEPGASAEPMVSVQGLTKVFPVRRTMAEALRQPFHRDRVTVVSDVELRIAAGEFFGLLGPNGAGKSTLFKMLATLILPDAGTASVAGFSITEQPADVRRVLTPVIPDERSLYWRLSARENVRLFATLHGLRGPEAARRCTAVLESVGLADTGEKMVGQFSSGMKQRLLIARALLAEPRVLLLDEPTRSLDPLSARDFRRFLREELSERQGVTVLLATHNAEEALDLCDRLAVLDRGRLLATGTVAELRARAGDDRFELRVRGPVPEGLDGAHDVERLGQDGEGWTRIRLRLRDGDDGAARLLADLVRSGVEVSRFEPMALTLADLLERIVRGGAQDA comes from the coding sequence ATGAGCGACGCGGCCGTGGCACCCCGATCGCGTCCGCGCACCTCCGCGGAGCCCGGCGCATCCGCCGAGCCGATGGTGTCCGTGCAGGGCCTGACCAAGGTCTTCCCGGTCCGCCGCACGATGGCCGAGGCGCTGCGCCAGCCCTTCCACCGCGATCGCGTCACCGTCGTGTCGGACGTCGAGCTCCGCATCGCTGCAGGCGAGTTCTTCGGCCTGCTGGGGCCCAACGGCGCGGGCAAGAGCACGCTGTTCAAGATGCTGGCCACGCTCATCCTGCCCGACGCCGGGACCGCCTCCGTGGCGGGGTTCTCCATCACGGAGCAGCCGGCGGACGTGCGCCGCGTCCTCACGCCGGTCATCCCGGACGAGCGCAGCCTCTACTGGCGGCTCAGCGCCCGCGAGAACGTGCGGCTCTTCGCCACGCTGCACGGCCTGCGCGGCCCCGAAGCCGCGCGTCGTTGCACGGCCGTCCTCGAGAGCGTGGGGCTCGCCGACACCGGCGAGAAGATGGTGGGCCAGTTCTCCTCCGGCATGAAGCAGCGGCTGCTGATCGCGCGGGCGCTCCTGGCCGAGCCGCGCGTGCTGTTGCTCGACGAGCCGACCCGCAGCCTGGACCCCCTCTCCGCGCGTGACTTCCGCCGTTTCCTGCGGGAGGAGTTGTCGGAGCGCCAGGGGGTCACGGTGTTGCTGGCCACACACAACGCCGAAGAAGCCCTGGACCTGTGCGACCGCCTGGCCGTGCTCGACCGTGGGCGCCTGCTCGCGACCGGCACGGTGGCCGAGCTGCGGGCCCGCGCCGGCGACGACCGCTTCGAGCTGAGGGTGCGTGGGCCGGTGCCCGAAGGGCTCGACGGCGCGCACGACGTGGAGCGGCTGGGACAGGACGGCGAAGGCTGGACGCGCATCCGGCTCCGGCTGCGCGATGGGGACGACGGAGCCGCCCGTCTCCTTGCGGATTTGGTGCGTAGTGGCGTAGAGGTGTCTCGCTTCGAGCCCATGGCGCTTACACTGGCCGACCTGCTGGAACGCATCGTCCGCGGAGGCGCACAAGATGCGTGA
- a CDS encoding glutamine amidotransferase, with amino-acid sequence MLEDLAQFLFKYRPVLFREGEIHLAAPGWVWILTLGTALALLAAATYRLARGRSSRRDRVVLTALRAGILGVLIFALLKPTLVLTRVIPERNFVGILVDDSRSMRIDDGSGVSRADAALAQVTLDEGSLLSELDERFGVRVFRFSDVAQRIDSLSDLGFSGRRTDLAGALDHVREELAGVPLSGLVVLSDGADNGERPLQDALLPLKAAGVPVFTVGIGEESLPADVQVTRVETPREVLRGTSVVVDVVLTHTGYTGRTVPLVVEDDGRVVATQDVELGRSGEPSTVRVHFQTSDRGPRVFRFRVPVQEGERVAENNAQDALVVVADATRDVLFFEGVPRPELTFVARALAGDGNVRTVRLTRTAESKYLRQSVRDSVELLGGFPNTREVLFDYDALVLGSVEASQFTSDQLQMVADFVSERGGGLLVVGGKRALAEGGFRGTPLEDALPVVLEEPAGGEPAFATGLQVRPTRAGASHPITQIVPEGTDLEEAWASLPALSSYNPVHDVKPGATTLLTADAADGERVVLAFQRYGRGKSLTFAVEDSWQWQMGFEVPLEDQRFETFWRQLLRWLVDGVPERLETRLPSDRVEPGRSVLVQAELADSGFVEMNGADVSATVVGPGGEEHQVTMDWTVERDGLYAADVETSEPGLYRIVVDAAREGSSLGNDTVYVRAEESQAEFFDSGMKSALLRRVADETGGRFYTPATLASLPEDLQYTGGGVTQIEEQDLWDMPIVFLALLLLIAAEWGLRRARELA; translated from the coding sequence GTGCTCGAAGATCTCGCCCAGTTCCTCTTCAAGTACCGCCCGGTACTGTTTCGGGAGGGCGAGATCCATCTGGCCGCGCCGGGGTGGGTCTGGATCCTCACGCTCGGGACGGCCCTCGCGCTGCTGGCCGCCGCCACCTACCGCCTGGCCCGGGGTCGCAGCAGCCGGCGCGATCGGGTCGTCCTCACCGCGCTGCGCGCCGGCATCCTGGGCGTCCTGATCTTCGCGCTGCTCAAACCCACGCTGGTGCTCACGCGCGTCATCCCCGAGCGCAACTTCGTGGGCATCCTGGTCGACGATTCCCGCAGCATGCGGATCGACGATGGCAGCGGCGTGTCGCGCGCGGACGCGGCCCTGGCCCAGGTCACCCTGGACGAAGGCTCCCTCCTGAGCGAGCTGGACGAGCGCTTCGGCGTGCGCGTCTTCCGCTTCTCCGACGTCGCGCAGCGGATCGACTCGCTCTCCGATCTGGGCTTCTCCGGTCGTCGCACGGATCTGGCCGGCGCGCTGGACCACGTGCGCGAGGAGCTGGCGGGGGTGCCCTTGTCGGGCCTGGTGGTGTTGAGCGACGGGGCCGACAACGGGGAACGCCCGCTGCAGGACGCGCTGCTGCCGCTGAAGGCCGCGGGCGTTCCGGTCTTCACGGTGGGGATCGGCGAGGAGAGCCTCCCGGCCGACGTGCAGGTCACGCGCGTGGAGACCCCACGGGAGGTCCTGCGCGGCACGTCCGTGGTGGTCGACGTCGTGCTGACCCACACCGGCTACACGGGGCGCACGGTACCGTTGGTGGTCGAGGACGACGGGCGCGTGGTGGCCACGCAGGACGTGGAGCTCGGGCGTTCGGGCGAGCCGTCCACGGTGCGCGTCCATTTCCAGACCAGCGATCGCGGCCCCCGCGTGTTCCGCTTCCGTGTGCCGGTCCAGGAGGGCGAGCGCGTCGCCGAGAACAACGCCCAGGACGCCCTCGTGGTGGTGGCGGACGCGACCCGTGACGTGCTGTTCTTCGAAGGCGTGCCGCGTCCCGAGCTCACCTTCGTGGCGCGCGCGCTCGCCGGGGATGGCAACGTGCGCACCGTGCGTCTGACCCGCACGGCCGAATCGAAGTATCTGCGCCAGTCCGTCCGGGACAGCGTGGAGCTGTTGGGTGGATTCCCCAACACGCGCGAAGTGCTCTTCGACTACGACGCGCTCGTGCTGGGCAGCGTGGAGGCCAGCCAGTTCACGTCGGACCAGCTGCAGATGGTGGCCGACTTCGTGAGCGAGCGCGGCGGCGGCCTCCTGGTCGTGGGCGGCAAGCGGGCTCTGGCCGAGGGTGGGTTCCGGGGCACGCCCCTGGAGGATGCGCTCCCGGTGGTGCTGGAGGAGCCCGCCGGTGGCGAGCCTGCGTTCGCGACGGGTCTGCAGGTCCGGCCCACCCGCGCCGGTGCCTCCCATCCCATCACCCAGATCGTTCCGGAAGGCACGGACCTCGAGGAGGCCTGGGCCTCCCTGCCCGCGCTTTCCAGCTACAACCCGGTGCACGACGTCAAACCCGGCGCCACCACGCTCCTCACGGCGGACGCCGCCGACGGGGAGCGGGTCGTCCTGGCCTTCCAGCGCTACGGCCGCGGCAAGTCCCTGACGTTCGCGGTGGAGGACTCGTGGCAGTGGCAGATGGGGTTCGAGGTGCCGCTCGAGGATCAGCGCTTCGAGACCTTCTGGCGCCAGCTGCTGCGTTGGCTCGTGGACGGGGTGCCGGAACGCCTGGAGACCCGACTGCCGAGTGACCGGGTCGAGCCCGGCCGTTCCGTGCTCGTGCAGGCCGAGCTGGCCGACTCCGGGTTCGTGGAGATGAATGGAGCCGACGTCTCCGCCACCGTCGTCGGCCCGGGCGGTGAGGAGCACCAGGTGACCATGGACTGGACCGTCGAGCGGGACGGCCTCTACGCCGCCGACGTGGAGACCTCCGAGCCGGGGCTGTACCGCATCGTCGTGGATGCCGCGCGTGAGGGCAGCAGCCTCGGCAACGACACCGTCTATGTGCGCGCAGAGGAAAGCCAGGCGGAGTTCTTCGATTCCGGCATGAAGTCCGCCCTGCTGCGGCGCGTGGCCGACGAGACCGGAGGCCGCTTCTACACCCCCGCCACGCTGGCGTCCCTCCCCGAGGACCTGCAGTACACCGGCGGCGGGGTCACGCAGATCGAGGAGCAGGACCTCTGGGACATGCCGATCGTGTTCCTCGCCCTGCTCCTGCTCATCGCGGCGGAGTGGGGACTGCGCCGCGCCCGGGAGCTCGCCTGA